From one Lycium barbarum isolate Lr01 chromosome 6, ASM1917538v2, whole genome shotgun sequence genomic stretch:
- the LOC132644923 gene encoding uncharacterized protein LOC132644923: MLGRVFALVTILIFAQTGTLNSHHEAADWHCDSNTEIHLQAKFNPGRITLDGQVDDWKDIDGSAFSLLPALDPHADEAYHGGKMTVKASHDGKEVFFMLQVDGDYTYSEGFSNKTASVAFMFQIGENASYHRMGGCEEGPDTCTNKSCKGHEVDLMHFSIGKAAIPGRLYGGNLVDNSEGNGGDRFGHLVDLYGWNPHCRYLDGFGPSANDTSAQNDWKGTWWHSSLTHSGFVKDDSPYSSSNQSGAYNFEFSRPLRTMDRLQQDAQFTIGKTSEMSVAFWYPVDGKPWHGSGHFSISCEWIQLDILPDSSELTKVPQRSPWDAATAFSLLISVVAFCISIFVGHRVSRTKNNIPFTPMNDL; encoded by the exons ATGTTAGGAAGAGTTTTTGCACTTGTTACGATCTTGATCTTTGCTCAAACTGGAACTCTAAATTCACACCACGAAGCAGCTGACTGGCACTGCGATTCCAACACCGAAATCCATCTTCAAGCCAAGTTCAATCCAGGAAGAATCACCCTTGATGGGCAAGTTGATGATTGGAAAGATATTGATGGTTCTGCATTTTCACTTTTACCTGCTTTAGACCCACATGCCGATGAGGCATATCATGGTGGGAAAATGACGGTCAAG GCGTCACATGATGGCAAAGAGGTTTTCTTCATGTTGCAAGTCGACGGGGATTACACATATTCTGAAGG ATTCAGTAACAAGACTGCATCAGTTGCTTTTATGTTCCAAATTGGTGAAAATGCATCTTATCATAGA ATGGGAGGATGTGAAGAAGGACCTGATACTTGCACGAACAAGTCATGCAAGGGCCATGAAGTTGACCTTATGCATTTCTCAATAGGAAAGGCGGCAATTCCTGGAAGACTCTATGGAGGGAACCTGGTAGACAACAGTGAGGGAAATGGGGGTGACAG GTTTGGTCATTTGGTTGATCTATATGGTTGGAACCCACACTGCCGTTATTTAGATGGCTTTGGTCCCTCAG CAAATGATACTAGTGCTCAGAATGATTGGAAAGGAACATGGTGGCACAGTAGCTTGACTCACTCAG GTTTTGTTAAGGATGACAGCCCATATTCGTCCAGCAACCAATCCGGTGCatataattttgaattttcgAGGCCGCTGAGAACAATGGACCGCCTTCAACAG GATGCTCAGTTCACAATTGGCAAAACAAGTGAAATGTCTGTGGCATTTTGGTACCCTGTGGATGGAAAACCGTGGCACGGGTCTGGTCACTTTTCAATTAGCTGCGAGTGGATACAGTTGGATATCTTGCCAGATAGTTCTGAGCTGACCAAGGTGCCACAGAGAAGTCCTTGGGATGCTGCTACAGCATTCTCTCTTCTCATTTCAGTAGTGGCTTTTTGTATATCCATCTTTGTTGGGCATAGAGTCTCAAGAACCAAGAACAACATCCCTTTTACACCGATGAACGATCTTTAA
- the LOC132644924 gene encoding pentatricopeptide repeat-containing protein At1g02370, mitochondrial, with protein sequence MVNPIKNRAKDSTHVKWSYSYRAKMMRKLTGVNPRRLCSMAAEQSGRESRLYRRLSALGATKGSVTETINEYMREGRVVKKYELEKCVKELRKYKRYQHALEIMEWMEKRGINLSFGDYGVRLDLIAKVQGIAAAEKYFGSLSPSMQNQSTYGALLNCYCVEKMTDKALSLFEKMDQLNFTSKSLGFNNLMSLYMRLGQPEKVPPLVQEMKNRKVSLCTFSYNILMNSYSCLDDIEGVERVFEEIKQENAKECDWTTYSNLAVAYVKAGLHEKAVLALKKLEEEMDPRNREAYHYLISLHARISNLGEVYRIWDSLKRFLEKTNSTYLVMLQSFSKLNDINGLEKCYEEWESNCSTYDMRLANNVIGAYLRHDMLNDAEKVFHCALKRSQGPFFLAQEMFMLFYLRKRQIDHARLCMEAIASQLKENKWRPKNETINKFLEYFVEERDVDGAEEFYKFLKKVNCLNSDVYSSLLRTYVAANRTPDDMMLRIKEDGIEMSCELEELLKSVCPG encoded by the exons ATGGTAAACCCTATTAAAAACCGTGCCAAGGATTCTACTCATGTGAAGTGGAGTTATAGTTATCGGGCCAAAATGATGCGGAAATTAACCGGAGTGAACCCGAGAAGACTATGTAGCATGGCGGCGGAGCAGAGTGGAAGAGAGTCGAGGCTGTACCGGAGATTATCAGCTTTAGGAGCCACAAAAGGGTCAGTTACTGAAACAATAAATGAATACATGAGAGAAGGCAGAGTTGTCAAGAAGTATGAACTTGAAAAATGCGTCAAGGAGCTCCGTAAATATAAAAGATACCAACATGCCCTTGAG ATAATGGAGTGGATGGAGAAAAGAGGTATAAACTTGTCGTTTGGTGACTATGGAGTACGATTAGATCTCATAGCAAAGGTTCAAGGAATAGCTGCAGCTGAAAAATACTTTGGTAGCCTATCACCATCCATGCAGAATCAAAGCACTTATGGAGCACTCTTGAATTGCTACTGTGTTGAAAAAATGACAGACAAGGCGTTGTCCCTCTTTGAGAAAATGGATCAATTGAATTTCACATCTAAATCATTGGGCTTCAACAATCTTATGTCGTTATATATGAGACTAGGGCAACCAGAAAAAGTGCCCCCCTTGGTACAGGAAATGAAGAACAGAAAGGTTTCACTATGCACGTTTTCGTATAATATCTTGATGAATAGCTATTCTTGTTTAGATGATatagaaggagttgaaagagTCTTCGAGGAGATAAAGCAGGAGAATGCAAAGGAGTGCGATTGGACCACATATAGTAACTTGGCTGTTGCCTATGTTAAGGCTGGGCTTCACGAAAAAGCTGTGTTAGCTCTAAAGAAGCTTGAGGAAGAGATGGATCCTCGTAATCGTGAGGCTTACCACTATTTGATTAGTTTGCATGCCAGAATATCTAATTTAGGTGAGGTTTATCGTATTTGGGATTCTCTAAAGCGTTTCTTGGAGAAAACCAATTCTACTTATCTTGTCATGCTTCAGTCCTTTAGTAAGCTTAATGATATAAATGGTTTAGAGAAATGCTATGAGGAATGGGAATCAAACTGCTCTACTTATGATATGAGGCTGGCAAATAATGTCATTGGTGCTTATCTGAGGCATGACATGTTAAACGACGCGGAGAAAGTCTTTCATTGTGCTTTGAAAAGATCACAAGGACCTTTCTTCTTGGCTCAGGAAATGTTCATGCTTTTCTATTTGAGGAAGCGTCAAATTGATCATGCTCGGCTGTGCATGGAAGCAATTGCCTCTCAGCTAAAGGAAAATAAATGGCGACCAAAAAACGAAACCATAAATAAGTTTCTCGAGTATTTTGTAGAAGAGAGAGATGTTGATGGTGCTGAGGAGTTCTACAAGTTTCTGAAGAAGGTGAATTGCCTTAATAGTGATGTCTATAGTTCATTGCTTCGGACTTACGTAGCTGCCAACAGAACACCAGACGATATGATGCTGAGAATTAAGGAAGATGGAATTGAAATGAGTTGCGAGCTTGAGGAATTGCTTAAAAGTGTTTGTCCTGGATAA